Proteins encoded by one window of Cylindrospermum stagnale PCC 7417:
- the purC gene encoding phosphoribosylaminoimidazolesuccinocarboxamide synthase, giving the protein MPVNSKLYEGKAKILYTTDDPEVLLADFKDDATAFNAQKRGSIKEKGTINCSISSKLFQQLEAIGIKTHFIDSPAPNQMRVRAVKILPLEVVVRNIAAGSLCQQTGLPLGTVLQPPLVEFYYKNDQLGDPLLTRDRLFLLALATVEQVDTITHLALQINDFLIGFWQRCGITLVDFKLEFGLDSQQQVLLADEISPDTCRLWDASEGDPNRRVMDKDRFRRDLGNVEDAYQEVLRRVLKVVEATN; this is encoded by the coding sequence ATGCCTGTTAATTCTAAGCTATACGAAGGCAAAGCGAAAATTCTCTACACAACGGACGATCCCGAAGTCTTGTTGGCTGATTTCAAAGACGATGCCACTGCATTTAACGCCCAAAAACGTGGCAGTATTAAGGAAAAAGGAACTATAAACTGTAGCATTTCCAGCAAGCTGTTTCAACAGTTGGAAGCTATTGGCATTAAGACTCACTTTATTGATAGTCCAGCCCCAAATCAAATGCGGGTGAGGGCGGTAAAAATTTTGCCCTTAGAAGTAGTTGTCAGAAATATTGCCGCTGGTAGTCTTTGTCAGCAGACAGGGCTACCACTGGGTACTGTACTCCAACCGCCTTTAGTAGAGTTCTATTACAAAAACGACCAATTGGGTGATCCTCTACTGACACGCGATCGCTTGTTCCTGCTCGCACTAGCCACTGTGGAACAAGTCGACACCATTACCCATCTAGCATTGCAAATCAACGATTTTCTCATCGGCTTCTGGCAGCGGTGTGGTATTACCCTAGTGGACTTCAAACTCGAATTTGGTTTGGACTCGCAACAGCAGGTGCTTTTGGCAGATGAAATTAGCCCTGACACCTGCCGATTATGGGATGCATCTGAAGGAGATCCTAACCGCCGGGTAATGGACAAAGACCGCTTCCGCCGTGATTTAGGAAATGTAGAGGATGCCTACCAGGAGGTTTTACGACGAGTGTTAAAAGTAGTAGAAGCTACAAATTAA
- a CDS encoding AAA family ATPase, whose protein sequence is MKEELNILIQAQYPLIYLVTSEEERAEQAISTIAQLLKPLRRVYIWTVTHGIVEYGQPRNVTQHNTVSPEAAIEWIIRQKEPSIFILKDLHPFIDAPPTTRSLRDAIASFKGMQKNIILMSPMQQVPIELEKEVVVLDFQLPDMAELNKVLTHHLEQNRGRRLTTEAREKLIRAALGLTKDEAEKVYRKAQVTTGRLTEDEVDIVLSEKKQLIRRNGILEYIEEDETIDAVGGLEELKKWLKQRSNAFTEKAREYGLPQPKGMLILGVPGCGKSLIAKTTSRLWGLPILRLDMGRVYDGSMVGRSEANLRNALKTAESISPTILFIDELDKSFAGSAGSGDSDGGTSSRIFGSFLTWMQEKKSPVFVMATANRVERLPGEFLRKGRFDEIFFVDLPTPEERQDIYNIHLTKRREDIARFDLEQLAKMSDGFSGAEIEQAIVAAMYEAFAQDREFTQLDIIAALKATLPLSRTMQEQVTALRDWARQRARPAAASVAEYQRMEF, encoded by the coding sequence ATGAAAGAAGAGCTCAATATACTCATTCAAGCTCAATACCCTCTAATCTACCTTGTGACCTCCGAGGAAGAGCGGGCTGAGCAGGCAATTTCTACCATCGCCCAATTATTGAAGCCCCTACGTCGAGTATACATTTGGACAGTTACTCACGGCATAGTGGAGTACGGTCAACCCCGGAATGTGACCCAGCACAACACCGTGTCTCCAGAGGCAGCGATTGAGTGGATCATCAGGCAGAAAGAACCCAGTATATTTATTCTTAAAGATTTACATCCATTTATTGATGCGCCGCCCACAACCAGATCGCTGCGGGATGCGATCGCCAGTTTCAAGGGAATGCAAAAGAACATCATTTTGATGTCTCCCATGCAGCAAGTTCCCATCGAACTAGAAAAAGAAGTTGTCGTCCTCGACTTTCAATTGCCAGACATGGCTGAGTTGAATAAAGTTTTAACCCACCATTTAGAGCAAAATCGCGGTCGGCGATTGACTACAGAGGCGCGAGAAAAACTTATAAGAGCAGCTTTGGGTCTAACTAAAGACGAAGCTGAAAAAGTATATCGTAAGGCGCAGGTAACTACAGGGCGTTTGACGGAAGATGAAGTAGATATAGTTTTATCTGAGAAGAAGCAGCTAATTCGGCGCAATGGCATCCTAGAGTACATCGAGGAAGATGAAACCATTGATGCTGTAGGCGGCTTAGAAGAGTTAAAAAAATGGCTCAAGCAACGCTCCAACGCCTTTACAGAAAAAGCGCGGGAGTACGGGTTGCCTCAACCAAAAGGGATGCTGATTCTGGGAGTTCCCGGTTGTGGTAAGTCGCTAATTGCCAAAACTACTTCCCGGCTGTGGGGTTTACCAATCCTGCGCTTGGATATGGGGCGAGTATACGACGGCTCAATGGTGGGTCGAAGCGAAGCAAATCTGCGGAACGCCCTAAAAACAGCAGAATCAATTTCGCCAACGATTCTGTTTATCGATGAGTTAGACAAATCCTTTGCTGGTAGTGCAGGTTCCGGCGACTCTGATGGCGGAACTTCCAGTAGAATATTTGGTTCTTTTCTCACATGGATGCAAGAGAAGAAATCTCCAGTGTTTGTAATGGCAACGGCTAACCGTGTAGAGCGATTACCTGGGGAGTTTTTAAGGAAAGGTCGGTTTGACGAAATTTTCTTTGTGGATCTGCCGACTCCAGAAGAACGGCAAGATATTTACAACATCCACCTGACCAAGCGCCGGGAAGACATTGCTCGATTTGACCTTGAGCAATTAGCAAAAATGTCTGACGGCTTTTCTGGAGCAGAAATTGAACAAGCGATCGTCGCGGCAATGTATGAAGCTTTTGCCCAAGATCGGGAGTTCACCCAATTAGATATTATCGCTGCACTGAAAGCGACCCTGCCACTGTCTCGCACGATGCAAGAACAGGTCACAGCTCTTAGAGACTGGGCCAGACAGCGCGCACGACCCGCCGCAGCCTCCGTTGCTGAATATCAGCGAATGGAGTTTTAA
- a CDS encoding HEPN domain-containing protein, producing the protein MQEETCVDRLYKEFKTLIEYIDQGNEISLRNTVDENFRKALLLAAASYFEHRITNDVLEYIGEISNKNELLVSFVKNKAISRQYHSYFDWKGTNANTFFNLFGSIFSSFIKQEVKNSEALNSSIKAFLEIGLERNRLVHQDYGTFSLEKTSDEIYQLYRDALVFVNILPNKLRQCLQKNEAEINQN; encoded by the coding sequence GTGCAAGAAGAAACGTGCGTTGATAGACTCTATAAAGAGTTTAAAACTTTAATAGAATACATTGATCAGGGAAATGAAATATCGCTCCGAAATACAGTAGATGAAAATTTCAGGAAAGCTTTACTTTTGGCAGCAGCAAGTTATTTTGAACATCGTATAACCAATGATGTTCTTGAATACATAGGGGAAATATCAAATAAAAACGAGCTTTTAGTTTCATTTGTCAAGAATAAGGCTATCAGCAGGCAGTATCATAGCTATTTTGATTGGAAAGGTACAAATGCAAATACTTTTTTTAATCTATTTGGCAGCATATTTTCAAGTTTTATCAAACAAGAGGTGAAAAATAGTGAAGCACTTAACTCTTCCATTAAGGCATTTCTTGAAATAGGACTTGAAAGGAATCGATTAGTTCATCAAGATTATGGTACATTTTCACTAGAAAAAACGTCTGATGAGATATATCAACTATACAGGGATGCATTAGTATTTGTGAATATTTTACCCAATAAGCTTCGCCAATGCTTACAAAAAAATGAAGCAGAAATAAATCAGAACTGA
- a CDS encoding DUF7219 family protein, with product MEKKMVSKDDFLYPRGRYYGHIKPENLVFNANLQEFAQRVSYVCNLETGGKLPPDEAYKQIKALWKQLKRTKKQLKIGEDPFQNDSSDAEG from the coding sequence ATGGAGAAAAAAATGGTGAGCAAAGATGATTTTCTCTACCCTCGTGGTCGCTACTATGGTCATATAAAACCGGAAAACTTGGTTTTTAATGCCAATCTACAGGAATTCGCCCAACGAGTTAGCTACGTCTGCAACTTAGAAACGGGTGGAAAACTGCCGCCAGATGAAGCTTATAAACAAATAAAAGCGCTATGGAAGCAGTTAAAACGCACGAAAAAACAACTGAAAATTGGTGAAGACCCCTTTCAAAACGATAGCTCTGATGCTGAAGGCTGA
- a CDS encoding retropepsin-like domain-containing protein, with amino-acid sequence MNTTPSKSETDEMLKWLNRNRQMLLDLYKNQYVAYNSNGIIAHTENLREVLELANAAKQPFLIYLVPRRTASVEILPIRFRTVARHDWQPNYSVNLKHRDIEISTTMLVDSGAELSLISFKVGQDLGYALADAESKLLAETIGGRVEYVLRNVEMTIDEHNFIAPVAWLQTNTGGEQLLLGREVVFDKFNIEFRQADEQIIFTRREDLQP; translated from the coding sequence ATGAACACAACACCTTCTAAAAGCGAAACTGATGAGATGCTCAAGTGGTTGAACCGCAACCGCCAGATGTTATTAGATTTATATAAAAATCAATATGTCGCTTACAATTCCAATGGAATAATTGCTCACACCGAGAACTTACGTGAAGTTTTAGAATTAGCAAATGCTGCAAAACAGCCTTTTTTAATTTACTTGGTTCCCCGCCGCACTGCTTCTGTAGAAATTTTACCAATTCGCTTTCGCACAGTTGCTCGCCATGATTGGCAGCCAAATTATAGTGTAAATTTAAAGCACAGAGATATAGAAATTTCTACAACAATGTTAGTAGATTCTGGCGCTGAATTGAGTTTAATTTCATTTAAAGTCGGACAAGATTTAGGCTATGCTTTAGCTGATGCAGAATCAAAGTTATTAGCTGAAACCATAGGTGGCAGAGTTGAATATGTTTTACGCAATGTGGAAATGACAATTGATGAACACAATTTTATTGCCCCTGTAGCATGGTTACAAACTAATACAGGTGGAGAACAGTTGCTTTTAGGGCGAGAAGTTGTATTTGATAAGTTTAATATTGAATTTAGGCAAGCTGATGAGCAAATTATTTTTACGCGGCGTGAAGATTTGCAGCCATAA
- a CDS encoding DUF1257 domain-containing protein, whose protein sequence is MSHFSTLRTKITDAEILKASLRDLGISVKTEADVRGYNGQRVRSDIVATLEGEYDLGWSRNSDGSFDLIADLWGVAKKHNQTELINSINQKYAVNKTLAEVKQRGLQNANVKLVLQ, encoded by the coding sequence ATGTCTCATTTTAGCACTCTGCGTACCAAAATCACCGATGCCGAAATCCTCAAAGCTTCTTTGCGCGACTTAGGTATTAGCGTAAAGACTGAAGCAGATGTCCGTGGTTATAACGGTCAGCGCGTACGTTCCGACATCGTTGCTACATTGGAAGGCGAATATGATTTAGGTTGGTCTCGCAATAGCGATGGTTCTTTTGACCTCATCGCTGACCTGTGGGGCGTTGCTAAAAAGCACAACCAAACCGAGTTGATTAACTCCATCAACCAAAAGTATGCCGTTAACAAAACTTTGGCTGAAGTAAAACAACGCGGCCTGCAAAACGCCAATGTCAAGTTGGTACTGCAATAA
- a CDS encoding NAD-dependent epimerase/dehydratase family protein — MKVLVIGGDGYCGWATALYLSSRGYEVGILDSLVRRHWDNELGVETLTPIAPIQQRLQRWKDLTGKSIDLYIGDITNYEFLTKALHKFQPNALVHFGEQRSAPFSMIDREHAVLTQVNNVVGTLNLLYAIREDFPDCHLVKLGTMGEYGTPNIDIEEGYITIEHNGRKDTLPYPKQPGSMYHLSKVHDSHNIHFACRIWGLRATDLNQGIVYGVLTEETGMDELLINRLDYDGVFGTALNRFCIQAAIGHPLTVYGKGGQTRGFLDIRDTVRCVELAIANPAASGEFRVFNQFTEQYSVGDLAMMVKNAGIAIGLNVEIDHLDNPRVEKEEHYFNAKNTKLLDLGLNPHYLSDSLLDSLLNFAIKYQKRVDNTQILPKVSWHRN, encoded by the coding sequence ATGAAAGTTCTGGTTATTGGTGGCGATGGGTATTGCGGTTGGGCAACCGCACTTTACCTTTCTAGTCGAGGTTATGAAGTTGGAATTTTAGATAGTTTGGTGCGACGGCACTGGGATAATGAACTGGGTGTCGAAACTCTTACCCCGATCGCACCAATTCAGCAACGCCTCCAGCGCTGGAAAGATTTAACAGGTAAATCTATTGACCTGTATATCGGTGATATTACTAATTACGAGTTTCTCACCAAAGCGCTGCACAAATTTCAGCCAAACGCCCTAGTACATTTTGGTGAACAGCGTTCGGCACCATTTTCCATGATTGACCGTGAACATGCAGTTCTGACCCAAGTGAATAATGTGGTCGGTACTTTGAACTTACTGTATGCGATCCGGGAAGATTTCCCAGACTGCCACTTGGTAAAGCTGGGGACAATGGGTGAATACGGTACACCCAATATCGATATTGAAGAAGGGTACATCACTATTGAACACAACGGGCGTAAGGATACCTTGCCTTATCCCAAACAGCCCGGTTCAATGTATCACTTAAGCAAAGTCCATGATAGCCATAATATCCACTTTGCTTGTCGGATTTGGGGATTGCGGGCTACAGACTTAAATCAAGGTATAGTTTACGGCGTCTTAACCGAAGAAACAGGGATGGACGAACTGTTAATTAACCGCCTTGATTATGATGGCGTGTTTGGTACAGCCCTCAACCGCTTTTGCATTCAAGCCGCCATTGGGCATCCCCTGACGGTTTATGGTAAGGGCGGACAAACCCGCGGATTTTTAGATATTCGGGATACGGTGAGATGTGTGGAATTGGCGATCGCGAATCCTGCCGCCTCCGGTGAATTTCGCGTATTTAACCAATTTACCGAACAATACAGCGTTGGCGACTTGGCAATGATGGTGAAAAACGCTGGAATTGCGATCGGACTGAATGTGGAAATCGATCACCTGGATAACCCCAGAGTTGAAAAAGAAGAACATTACTTCAACGCGAAAAACACCAAATTGCTTGATTTAGGTTTAAATCCCCACTATCTATCTGATTCTCTACTCGATTCTTTGTTGAACTTTGCCATCAAGTATCAAAAACGAGTTGATAACACACAAATTCTGCCCAAAGTCTCTTGGCACAGAAATTAG
- a CDS encoding glycosyltransferase family 4 protein yields MRIALFTETFLPKVDGIVTRLRHTVDHLQRNGDQVLVIAPEGGITEHKGARVYGVTGFPLPLYPELKMALPRPAIGYALEEFQPDIIHVVNPAVLGLSGIFYSKVLKIPLVASYHTHLPQYLQHYGLGMLEGLLWELLKGAHNQAALNLCTSTAMVDELTAHGIERVDLWQRGVDTELFHPDLASVEMRSRLSENHPESPLLLYVGRLSAEKEIERIKPILEAIPDSRLALVGDGPHRQALQKHFAGTNTHFVGYLMGQELGSAFASADAFIFPSRTETLGLVLLEAMAGGCPVVACRSGGIPDIVTDGVNGYLFEPTADIQFAIAATVSLLQHKQERAIIRQNARKEAESWGWAAATRQLQNYYHKVIFSERVSQC; encoded by the coding sequence ATGAGAATTGCCCTATTCACTGAAACCTTTTTGCCCAAGGTTGACGGCATTGTAACGCGCCTGCGCCACACTGTTGACCATCTACAACGCAATGGAGATCAAGTTTTGGTGATTGCCCCTGAAGGTGGCATCACTGAACACAAAGGAGCGAGAGTTTACGGCGTTACTGGCTTTCCCCTACCATTGTATCCAGAGTTAAAAATGGCATTGCCCCGCCCAGCCATTGGTTATGCCTTAGAAGAGTTTCAGCCAGATATTATTCATGTTGTGAATCCAGCAGTTTTGGGATTGTCCGGGATTTTTTATAGCAAAGTTCTGAAAATTCCCCTGGTGGCGTCCTATCATACCCATTTACCCCAATATCTCCAACATTACGGGTTGGGGATGCTAGAAGGGTTACTCTGGGAATTGCTCAAGGGTGCTCATAATCAAGCGGCATTAAATCTGTGTACCTCGACAGCAATGGTCGACGAATTAACGGCACATGGTATTGAACGAGTAGATTTGTGGCAGCGTGGGGTGGATACAGAGTTATTTCACCCGGATTTGGCTAGTGTAGAAATGCGATCGCGTTTGTCGGAAAATCATCCTGAAAGTCCCTTACTACTTTACGTCGGGCGTCTTTCTGCTGAAAAAGAAATTGAGCGCATCAAACCAATTTTAGAAGCCATCCCCGATTCCCGGTTGGCACTAGTAGGAGATGGTCCCCACCGTCAAGCACTGCAAAAACACTTCGCAGGTACAAACACCCATTTTGTAGGTTATCTCATGGGACAGGAGTTAGGATCTGCCTTTGCTAGCGCTGATGCCTTTATCTTTCCTTCCCGAACAGAGACGCTAGGATTAGTGCTGCTAGAAGCGATGGCTGGGGGATGTCCAGTCGTAGCATGCCGTTCTGGGGGAATACCTGATATTGTCACAGATGGGGTAAATGGATATCTGTTTGAGCCTACAGCAGATATCCAATTTGCGATCGCCGCTACTGTTAGTCTCTTACAGCACAAACAAGAACGAGCGATTATCCGTCAAAATGCTCGGAAGGAAGCAGAAAGTTGGGGATGGGCAGCTGCCACACGCCAGCTACAAAATTATTATCACAAGGTAATCTTTTCTGAACGAGTTTCTCAGTGCTGA
- a CDS encoding GmrSD restriction endonuclease domain-containing protein, which translates to MDSNYSFDEEQSRFDDYADEEDDFQIDEYDLTSTPNDFNVITIYNFMESGAVKIPGFQRNYVWDINRASKLIESIILGLPIPQIFLYEESRNKFLIIDGQQRLMSIYYFMKRRFPLKDKRVELRRIFEINSCIPDEILNNDKYFSNFDLSLPQKLPEQPNKFKGLNYFTLGDYKTQFELRPIRNVIVKQNSPKDDDSSIYEIFNRLNSGGVNLTPQEIRASLYHSPFYEMLNRINMERGWRNLLQMDEPDIHMKDVELLLRAFAMLIDEEEYAPSLPKFLNRFSKKSRKNSQELNNYLENLFKTFLKQCEYLEQDPFIGNRNKRFHIALFEAVFTAVCKPIFLQRQLLDSPLEISKIRQIENDTKFVKASSEGTTKKSNVEIRLQRAKEILGV; encoded by the coding sequence GGATAGTAACTACTCTTTTGATGAAGAACAAAGTAGGTTTGATGATTATGCTGACGAAGAGGACGATTTTCAAATTGATGAATATGATTTAACTTCTACACCAAATGATTTCAATGTAATAACAATTTACAATTTTATGGAATCCGGTGCCGTTAAAATACCAGGCTTTCAAAGGAATTATGTTTGGGATATAAACAGAGCATCTAAGTTGATTGAATCAATAATTTTAGGGTTGCCAATCCCACAAATTTTTCTCTACGAAGAATCAAGAAATAAATTCTTGATTATTGACGGACAACAACGTCTAATGTCTATATACTATTTTATGAAACGTAGGTTTCCTCTTAAAGATAAACGTGTTGAGCTAAGAAGAATATTTGAAATAAATAGTTGTATTCCTGATGAAATATTAAACAACGATAAGTACTTTAGCAATTTTGACCTAAGCCTTCCACAAAAACTACCAGAACAGCCCAACAAATTTAAGGGACTTAATTACTTTACTTTAGGTGACTATAAAACACAGTTTGAACTTAGACCAATTCGGAATGTAATAGTTAAACAGAACTCCCCTAAAGATGATGACTCTTCCATATATGAAATATTTAATCGTTTGAATTCGGGTGGTGTTAATTTAACCCCACAAGAGATCAGAGCTAGTTTATATCATTCTCCTTTTTACGAAATGCTGAATCGTATAAATATGGAGAGGGGATGGCGAAATCTATTACAAATGGATGAGCCAGATATTCATATGAAAGATGTTGAGCTTTTACTTCGAGCTTTTGCCATGCTTATTGATGAAGAAGAATATGCCCCTTCGCTACCAAAATTTCTAAATAGGTTTTCCAAAAAAAGTAGAAAAAACAGTCAAGAGCTAAATAACTATCTTGAGAACTTGTTTAAAACTTTTCTGAAGCAATGTGAGTATTTAGAACAAGATCCATTTATTGGAAACCGTAACAAACGATTTCATATAGCACTTTTTGAGGCTGTATTTACCGCAGTATGTAAGCCAATTTTTCTCCAGCGTCAGTTGCTAGATTCTCCTCTGGAGATTAGTAAAATCAGGCAGATAGAGAACGATACAAAATTTGTTAAAGCTTCTTCAGAAGGAACAACCAAGAAATCAAATGTAGAAATTCGTTTGCAACGAGCTAAAGAAATTTTAGGTGTTTAA